From Candidatus Woesearchaeota archaeon, the proteins below share one genomic window:
- a CDS encoding ATP-binding protein, protein MIKGMVIGGSFNNVIIREKSGAGLEIGELLIADVDHGKVLLQAYDLNYSSQISQQNLELISGMSLEENAASDFMDANIRNYRTAFLKNLLTIKNNMHCLCKELPNFFSNVRSIEKSDLGFISIPKNPLYIGKLRSGSKTIDVDIALNGEDALSHHILIPATTGRGKSNLTSTMLWNAADKDYCGILVLDPHDEYYGRNKIGLKDHPSKGKVVYYTSKDAPPGCRTLKINLETIRPHHLNGVVDWSDPQKDCLDMFNKKYGSSWIEAIMLEKLVEGKFAEQTTGVVKRKLMNLLDLEWDGVQMTTSGIFELNAGSTTIKDIVKELEESKTVIVDTSDFDSAVEILIGSMIASEIFNKYKNYKRTGELKEKPIISIILEEAPRVLGRDVLEKGPNIFSTIAREGRKFKVGLVAITQLPSLIPKEILANINTKIILGIEMKSERLAVIESASQDLSDDDRNIASLDKGEALITSNFTKFATPVKIPLFEDVVRETLNNKNKIKNDFSGIKLD, encoded by the coding sequence ATGATCAAAGGCATGGTTATCGGGGGCAGCTTCAATAATGTAATAATAAGGGAGAAGTCCGGAGCAGGCTTGGAGATCGGAGAGCTGCTGATTGCCGATGTTGACCATGGAAAGGTCCTACTGCAGGCATACGACCTGAATTACAGCTCCCAGATATCGCAGCAGAACCTGGAGCTCATTTCAGGGATGTCGCTTGAGGAGAATGCAGCGTCTGATTTTATGGACGCAAACATAAGGAATTACAGAACGGCATTTTTAAAGAATCTGCTGACCATAAAAAACAACATGCATTGCCTGTGCAAAGAGCTGCCTAACTTCTTTTCAAATGTAAGAAGCATTGAAAAATCAGATTTAGGCTTCATCAGCATCCCGAAAAATCCCCTGTATATCGGAAAATTAAGGAGCGGATCAAAGACAATTGATGTTGATATTGCGCTTAACGGCGAGGATGCGCTTTCGCACCACATTTTGATTCCAGCCACAACTGGCAGGGGAAAATCAAATTTAACAAGCACCATGCTTTGGAATGCTGCTGACAAAGATTACTGCGGCATTTTGGTTTTAGACCCGCATGATGAGTATTACGGCAGAAATAAAATTGGGTTAAAGGATCATCCTTCAAAAGGCAAGGTTGTCTATTACACTTCAAAAGATGCTCCTCCTGGCTGCAGGACATTGAAGATAAACCTTGAAACAATAAGGCCCCATCACCTTAACGGCGTTGTTGACTGGAGCGACCCCCAGAAAGACTGCCTCGATATGTTCAACAAAAAATACGGCAGCAGCTGGATTGAAGCAATAATGCTTGAGAAACTGGTTGAAGGAAAATTTGCAGAGCAGACAACAGGAGTTGTGAAAAGAAAACTGATGAATTTACTGGATCTGGAATGGGACGGCGTGCAGATGACAACATCAGGGATTTTTGAATTGAATGCAGGATCAACAACAATAAAAGATATTGTAAAAGAGCTTGAAGAATCAAAGACTGTAATAGTTGACACTTCTGATTTTGACAGCGCAGTTGAGATACTGATCGGCAGCATGATAGCATCTGAAATATTCAATAAGTACAAGAATTATAAAAGGACTGGCGAACTTAAAGAGAAGCCGATAATATCCATTATCCTTGAAGAAGCTCCCCGTGTTCTCGGCAGGGATGTGCTGGAGAAAGGCCCGAACATATTTTCAACAATTGCAAGGGAAGGAAGAAAGTTTAAAGTTGGCTTGGTTGCAATAACGCAGCTTCCATCATTGATTCCGAAAGAGATTCTTGCCAACATAAACACAAAAATAATACTTGGCATAGAGATGAAAAGCGAGAGGCTTGCTGTAATTGAGTCTGCATCGCAGGATTTGAGCGATGATGACAGGAACATAGCATCGCTTGACAAAGGCGAGGCATTGATAACCAGCAATTTCACAAAGTTCGCGACTCCTGTAAAGATCCCTCTTTTTGAAGATGTTGTAAGGGAAACCCTGAACAACAAAAATAAAATAAAGAATGATTTCAGCGGGATTAAGTTAGATTAA
- a CDS encoding exonuclease SbcCD subunit D, which yields MKFAHLADMHIGSWREPKLRELSVNAFIKAMDLCIEKNVDFIIISGDLFNTSLPAIESLKTTVKKLKEIKNKNIPVYIIAGSHDFSPSGKTMLDVLEEAGLFINVARGEEKDGKLRLKFTVDPKTGAKITGLLGKKGTLERGYYDLLDRAAIEKEQGYKIFVFHTALTELKTEELEAMESIPFSLLPKTFNYYAGGHVHEVMKKKEKDYELIAYPGPLFPNSFRELENLQNGGFYIVEDDKITYEPIQICPVLSLAISCDNKTPEEINEILIKEIKNKEFNNTIVTIRLEGMLERGKPSSIDFKTIFEKLYEKSAYFVMKNTNKLSSREFEEVKIEVTSVEETEEKLIKEHLGQIKVEGLSLEKEKSLIKSLMKVLGAEKGEGEKTADFEKRIREEINKVIEV from the coding sequence ATGAAATTCGCCCATCTGGCAGACATGCACATTGGATCTTGGAGAGAGCCGAAATTAAGGGAGCTTTCTGTAAATGCATTCATAAAGGCAATGGATCTCTGCATTGAGAAGAATGTTGACTTTATAATAATCTCCGGTGATCTCTTCAATACTTCATTGCCTGCAATTGAAAGCTTAAAAACAACTGTTAAAAAATTAAAAGAAATAAAAAACAAGAATATCCCAGTTTACATTATAGCAGGCAGCCATGATTTCTCGCCTTCTGGAAAAACAATGCTTGATGTTTTGGAAGAAGCAGGGCTGTTCATTAATGTTGCCAGAGGGGAAGAAAAAGACGGGAAGCTTAGGTTGAAGTTTACAGTTGATCCAAAAACAGGAGCAAAGATCACCGGTCTGCTTGGAAAAAAAGGCACTTTGGAAAGGGGCTATTATGATCTACTTGACAGAGCTGCCATTGAAAAAGAGCAGGGCTACAAGATATTTGTCTTCCACACAGCACTTACTGAATTGAAAACAGAAGAGCTTGAAGCAATGGAATCAATTCCATTTTCCTTATTGCCGAAAACCTTCAACTATTATGCTGGAGGCCATGTGCATGAAGTGATGAAAAAAAAAGAGAAAGACTATGAATTGATAGCTTATCCCGGCCCATTATTCCCAAACAGCTTCCGGGAATTGGAAAACCTGCAGAATGGCGGCTTCTACATTGTTGAAGATGATAAAATAACTTACGAGCCAATACAAATATGCCCTGTTTTATCGCTGGCAATCAGCTGCGACAACAAAACGCCTGAAGAAATAAATGAAATTCTGATTAAAGAAATAAAAAACAAGGAATTCAACAATACAATTGTTACAATAAGGCTTGAGGGCATGCTGGAGAGGGGAAAGCCGTCAAGCATTGATTTTAAAACAATTTTTGAAAAGCTTTATGAAAAATCAGCATACTTTGTGATGAAAAACACAAACAAGCTTTCATCGAGGGAATTTGAAGAAGTAAAGATTGAAGTGACATCTGTCGAGGAAACAGAGGAAAAGCTGATTAAAGAGCATCTTGGCCAGATAAAAGTTGAGGGATTGTCTTTGGAAAAAGAAAAAAGCCTGATAAAAAGCCTTATGAAAGTTCTTGGCGCTGAAAAAGGCGAAGGCGAGAAGACAGCGGATTTTGAGAAGAGGATAAGGGAAGAGATCAATAAGGTGATTGAGGTTTAA
- a CDS encoding ZIP family metal transporter encodes MIIEWLYSLISVLIISLISLIGIFAFFIKEKTLNQALLILISFSTGALLGDTFIHLLPEVVREYGFSIVVSLYILCGMLVFFMLEKFLHWRHCHIPTSKQHPHPLAMINLVGDGLHNFIDGMVIAGSYLVSVPLGIATALAVLFHEIPQEMGDFGILMHAGLSKKKALFFNFLSAMAAFLGAILALAIGSSVKDFNLFILPLTAGGFIYIAGSDLIPELHKEVIPMKSLIQLISLVFGVLVMIGLLFLG; translated from the coding sequence ATGATAATCGAATGGCTTTACAGTCTGATAAGCGTGCTGATCATCAGCTTAATCTCTCTTATCGGAATCTTCGCATTCTTCATAAAAGAAAAAACACTGAATCAGGCGCTTTTGATCTTGATTTCTTTTTCAACAGGCGCATTATTGGGTGACACATTCATTCATCTGCTGCCTGAAGTTGTCCGTGAATATGGCTTCAGCATTGTTGTTTCGCTTTATATTTTATGCGGAATGCTTGTATTTTTTATGCTGGAAAAATTCCTCCACTGGAGGCACTGCCATATCCCAACATCAAAGCAGCATCCGCATCCGCTGGCCATGATCAATTTAGTTGGCGACGGCCTGCACAATTTCATAGACGGAATGGTGATTGCCGGCTCTTATTTGGTTTCTGTTCCGCTCGGAATTGCGACAGCGCTTGCTGTTTTATTCCATGAAATCCCCCAGGAAATGGGAGATTTTGGTATTTTGATGCATGCCGGGCTTTCAAAGAAAAAGGCATTATTCTTCAATTTTTTGTCTGCAATGGCTGCTTTTTTAGGGGCAATATTGGCTTTAGCCATTGGATCTTCAGTAAAAGACTTCAACCTGTTTATTCTTCCTTTGACAGCAGGCGGGTTTATTTACATTGCAGGATCTGACCTGATTCCGGAGCTGCACAAAGAAGTGATTCCCATGAAGTCTTTAATCCAGCTGATCAGCCTGGTATTTGGGGTTTTGGTGATGATTGGATTATTGTTTTTGGGCTAA
- the gatB gene encoding Asp-tRNA(Asn)/Glu-tRNA(Gln) amidotransferase subunit GatB: MANFTSDIVIGLEIHVELNTKTKLFCGCATKGNEDPNTRTCPVCLGHPGSKPVLNHEALEFALKLCIALDADVSPEIAFSRKSYFYPDMSKNFQITQYEVPLAKDGKLKLKAGKTIGITKLHLEEDPASLVHIGSMQQSPFVLVDYNRSGNPLVEVVTKPELESPEEARDFMNQLISILAYLRIFDTNSGIIKADANVSIRESGYVRAEVKNITGFKDIERALRYEVERQKKEIEEGKKLKQETRAWDSEKGATFLLRTKETEEDYGYIIEPDLTRIEISAELVERIKEAMPELAHEKAKRFVSQYKLKKEDAEVLAQEFMLAELYEQVAKEIDPLLAAKWLRRELPRVLNYIKKDLKEVEIDETHIIDLLDLVEKKIITEQVAQRLLEKLVESPFDVKKYVREQGMEAVSDKKELEKFCIEAIAENPKAAEDYKKGNEKALNFIVGSVMKKTKGKATPVEVNEILKRLVK; the protein is encoded by the coding sequence ATGGCAAACTTTACAAGCGACATCGTAATCGGCCTTGAGATCCATGTAGAGCTCAACACAAAAACAAAGCTGTTCTGCGGCTGCGCAACAAAAGGCAATGAAGATCCAAACACTAGAACTTGCCCTGTCTGTTTAGGCCATCCGGGAAGCAAGCCTGTATTAAACCATGAGGCGCTGGAATTTGCATTGAAGCTCTGCATTGCCCTTGACGCAGATGTTTCGCCTGAAATTGCCTTTTCAAGAAAATCTTATTTCTACCCCGATATGTCAAAGAATTTCCAGATAACTCAGTATGAAGTTCCATTGGCGAAAGACGGAAAATTAAAGCTGAAAGCTGGAAAAACAATCGGAATAACAAAGCTGCACCTTGAGGAAGACCCTGCTTCGCTTGTCCATATCGGATCAATGCAGCAGTCTCCTTTTGTTCTGGTTGATTACAACAGAAGCGGCAACCCTCTTGTTGAGGTTGTTACAAAGCCTGAGCTTGAAAGCCCGGAAGAAGCCCGCGATTTCATGAACCAGCTCATTTCGATATTGGCATATTTGAGGATTTTTGACACAAACAGCGGAATAATAAAAGCAGATGCAAATGTTTCGATAAGAGAAAGCGGCTATGTAAGGGCAGAAGTAAAGAATATAACCGGCTTCAAGGACATCGAGAGGGCGCTAAGATATGAAGTTGAAAGGCAGAAGAAGGAAATCGAAGAAGGCAAAAAATTAAAGCAGGAGACAAGGGCATGGGATTCTGAAAAAGGGGCTACATTTTTATTAAGAACAAAAGAGACAGAAGAGGATTATGGCTATATTATAGAGCCTGATTTAACAAGAATTGAAATAAGCGCTGAACTGGTTGAAAGAATAAAGGAAGCAATGCCTGAGCTGGCGCATGAAAAGGCAAAGCGCTTTGTTTCCCAGTATAAGCTCAAAAAAGAAGATGCTGAAGTTTTAGCTCAGGAATTTATGCTCGCAGAGCTTTACGAGCAGGTTGCAAAAGAGATTGACCCTCTATTGGCTGCAAAATGGCTGAGAAGGGAATTGCCAAGAGTTTTGAATTACATCAAAAAAGATTTGAAAGAAGTGGAGATTGATGAAACTCACATCATTGATCTGCTTGATTTGGTTGAGAAAAAGATTATAACAGAACAGGTTGCCCAGAGGCTGCTGGAAAAATTAGTTGAATCGCCTTTTGACGTAAAGAAATATGTCAGAGAGCAGGGAATGGAAGCTGTTTCTGACAAAAAAGAGCTTGAGAAGTTCTGCATTGAAGCAATTGCAGAGAACCCAAAGGCAGCTGAAGACTATAAAAAAGGCAATGAAAAGGCGCTTAACTTTATCGTAGGATCAGTCATGAAGAAGACAAAAGGCAAGGCAACTCCTGTTGAGGTTAATGAAATACTGAAGAGGCTGGTAAAATAG
- a CDS encoding asparaginase: MKILFIQTGGTIDKDYPKATKGYAFEISEPAVKRILEKANPNFRYRIISVLKKDSIDITSGDRNKIYETCKKLNFDKIIITHGTDTMLETAKKLSGIKDKTIILTGAMKPERFSNSDASFNVGVAIGAINVLKKGIYIAMHGRIYFWGNCKRNLKTGQFI, from the coding sequence ATGAAAATATTATTCATACAAACAGGCGGAACAATTGACAAGGATTACCCAAAAGCAACTAAAGGTTATGCTTTTGAAATTTCTGAACCTGCAGTAAAAAGAATTTTAGAGAAGGCAAATCCTAATTTCAGATACCGGATTATTTCAGTTCTAAAAAAAGACAGCATAGATATTACTTCTGGAGACAGGAATAAAATTTATGAAACCTGTAAAAAATTAAATTTTGATAAAATTATAATAACTCATGGCACAGACACTATGCTAGAAACTGCTAAAAAACTGAGCGGTATAAAAGATAAAACCATAATTCTTACGGGTGCGATGAAGCCAGAAAGATTTTCCAATTCTGATGCGTCATTTAATGTAGGAGTCGCAATTGGAGCAATAAATGTTTTAAAAAAAGGAATTTATATTGCGATGCATGGAAGGATTTATTTTTGGGGTAATTGTAAAAGAAATTTAAAAACAGGACAATTTATTTAA
- a CDS encoding aspartyl/glutamyl-tRNA amidotransferase subunit A, translating to MNIIDFIKKIQNREIDVIKNTEKAIYEIKKINSEYNYFNVISENFALDQAKVIEKRPHGRLAGLTVSIKDCICVDGVESTAGSKILKGYNPVFNAAVVEKIIREGAIIVGKTSQDEFGFGGFSINTGIDFKIPLNPFDRERSCGGSSGGSAGITQKASFPHISLGESTGGSIVNPASFCGIVGLCPTYGRVSRYGLIDYANSLDKIGPMAKNVYDAALMLEIISGFDPKESTTISKDVDKYTDAAGKDCGGMKIGIIKDSFGEGTDKGYYLIAMSESSTNLAKYCGMRYGKHEKLEGNFNEYFSKVRSLNFGPEAKRRIILGTFARMAGYRDAYYIKAMKVRTKIIEEYKKLFKKYDALISPTMPITAPKIKEIEKLTPLQNYMMDIMTVGPNLAGLPHMSIPVGFKGNMPVGMMLIGDHLEESKIIQLGSAVEK from the coding sequence ATGAACATAATAGATTTCATCAAAAAAATACAGAACAGGGAGATTGATGTAATTAAAAATACAGAAAAAGCCATTTATGAGATAAAAAAGATAAACAGCGAATACAATTATTTCAATGTAATTTCTGAGAATTTTGCGCTAGACCAGGCAAAGGTAATTGAAAAAAGGCCGCATGGAAGATTAGCTGGGCTGACTGTCTCGATAAAAGACTGCATCTGCGTTGATGGCGTTGAATCAACAGCAGGATCAAAAATACTGAAAGGCTACAATCCTGTTTTCAATGCAGCTGTTGTTGAAAAAATAATAAGGGAAGGGGCAATCATTGTCGGAAAAACATCGCAGGATGAATTTGGATTTGGCGGATTTTCCATCAATACAGGCATTGACTTTAAAATTCCACTGAACCCTTTTGACAGGGAAAGAAGCTGCGGAGGAAGCTCTGGCGGCAGCGCTGGAATCACGCAAAAAGCATCTTTCCCGCATATAAGCCTGGGTGAAAGCACAGGCGGCTCTATTGTCAATCCCGCATCTTTCTGCGGCATTGTGGGGTTGTGCCCGACTTACGGCAGAGTATCGCGCTATGGTTTGATAGATTACGCTAATAGCCTTGATAAAATAGGTCCAATGGCTAAAAATGTTTATGATGCTGCGCTGATGCTTGAAATAATTTCAGGATTTGATCCAAAAGAATCAACAACAATAAGCAAGGATGTGGATAAGTACACAGATGCTGCTGGAAAGGATTGCGGTGGAATGAAGATCGGCATTATAAAAGACTCATTTGGCGAAGGAACAGACAAAGGCTACTATCTTATCGCAATGTCTGAATCATCAACAAACCTTGCAAAGTACTGCGGAATGAGATATGGGAAGCATGAAAAGCTTGAAGGCAATTTCAATGAATATTTTTCTAAAGTAAGGTCGCTTAATTTCGGGCCGGAAGCAAAAAGAAGAATTATTTTAGGAACATTCGCAAGAATGGCAGGCTACAGGGATGCTTATTATATCAAAGCAATGAAAGTCAGGACAAAAATCATTGAGGAATACAAAAAATTATTTAAAAAATATGATGCATTGATCTCGCCAACAATGCCAATAACTGCGCCGAAAATAAAAGAGATAGAAAAGCTGACTCCTTTGCAGAATTACATGATGGACATCATGACAGTCGGCCCTAATCTGGCCGGTCTGCCGCATATGAGCATTCCTGTCGGGTTTAAAGGCAATATGCCGGTTGGCATGATGCTTATTGGCGATCATCTCGAAGAGAGCAAAATAATCCAATTAGGAAGCGCAGTGGAAAAATGA
- a CDS encoding peptidylprolyl isomerase — protein MADETKKEIAVIDTSKGIIKVELDREHAPLTVNNFVNYANNKFYDGLVFHRVIAGFMIQGGGMDENLAQKNAYAPLVKNEAKNSLKNLRGTIAMARTSMIDSATSQFFINLIDNPFLDHRDETPGGYGYAVFGKVIEGMDVVDAIGLAETGSKNGFDDVPLETVKINSIRIE, from the coding sequence ATGGCAGACGAAACAAAAAAAGAAATAGCAGTCATAGACACGTCAAAAGGCATAATAAAAGTCGAGCTTGACAGGGAGCATGCTCCTCTGACAGTGAATAATTTCGTGAACTATGCGAATAATAAATTTTATGACGGCCTTGTTTTCCACAGGGTAATAGCAGGATTTATGATACAGGGCGGCGGCATGGATGAGAATCTGGCCCAGAAGAATGCATATGCCCCTCTTGTCAAGAACGAGGCAAAAAACAGCCTGAAAAATTTAAGGGGCACAATAGCAATGGCAAGGACAAGCATGATTGACAGTGCAACATCGCAGTTCTTCATAAATCTGATTGACAACCCTTTCCTGGACCACAGAGATGAAACTCCCGGAGGATACGGCTATGCTGTTTTTGGCAAGGTCATCGAAGGAATGGATGTTGTGGATGCCATCGGCCTGGCTGAAACCGGATCTAAAAATGGATTTGATGATGTTCCCCTTGAAACTGTTAAAATAAACTCAATAAGAATAGAATGA
- the gatC gene encoding Asp-tRNA(Asn)/Glu-tRNA(Gln) amidotransferase subunit GatC: protein MKVDKDLIEHVAELARLRLTKEEIEKFLPQLKEILDAFSKLDEIDVKGAKPSFQPIDLKNAVREDKVEKCLTQEEALSLTEHKKDGYFKGPRAV from the coding sequence ATGAAAGTTGACAAAGATCTTATAGAGCATGTTGCAGAGCTTGCAAGGTTAAGATTAACTAAAGAGGAGATTGAGAAATTCCTTCCGCAGCTGAAGGAAATTCTGGATGCATTTTCAAAGCTTGACGAGATCGATGTAAAAGGCGCAAAGCCGAGTTTCCAGCCGATCGATCTGAAGAATGCTGTGAGAGAAGACAAAGTTGAGAAATGCCTGACGCAGGAAGAAGCTTTGTCATTGACTGAGCATAAGAAGGACGGCTACTTCAAAGGGCCGAGGGCGGTTTAA